Proteins from one Oscillatoria nigro-viridis PCC 7112 genomic window:
- a CDS encoding 1,2-dihydroxy-3-keto-5-methylthiopentene dioxygenase, with amino-acid sequence MAILRLENGTTYTQQSDIARELASLNIQLNRWPVGDSAEIQNLLAKDALDDNQKEQVLQALDGYFQQLKETAGYQSRDLIVLHPDIPNLDTMLSKFNKCHIHADDEVRYIVAGEGIFGFVRPDGSQVELTVQPEEFINVPANTEHWFYLTAARKIKAVRYFTTTEGWTPEYTDTEIRSGLAIV; translated from the coding sequence ATGGCTATCCTGCGACTCGAAAACGGTACCACCTACACTCAACAAAGCGACATTGCGCGAGAACTCGCTTCCTTAAACATTCAACTCAACCGCTGGCCCGTGGGTGACAGCGCGGAAATTCAAAATTTGTTAGCTAAAGATGCTCTTGACGACAATCAAAAAGAGCAAGTGCTGCAAGCCCTCGACGGCTACTTTCAACAACTCAAGGAAACCGCAGGCTATCAATCGCGAGACTTAATCGTACTGCACCCAGACATTCCCAACCTCGACACCATGCTGTCCAAATTCAACAAGTGCCACATCCACGCCGATGATGAAGTCCGCTATATCGTAGCAGGCGAGGGGATTTTCGGCTTCGTGCGGCCCGACGGCAGCCAAGTCGAACTCACAGTGCAGCCGGAAGAATTTATCAACGTGCCGGCCAATACAGAACACTGGTTTTATTTGACAGCAGCCCGGAAAATTAAAGCGGTGCGCTATTTTACCACCACAGAAGGCTGGACGCCGGAGTATACCGATACGGAAATTCGATCGGGATTAGCCATCGTTTAA
- the hpsP gene encoding hormogonium polysaccharide biosynthesis glycosyltransferase HpsP — protein MRILQIIPSISLVYGGPSQMVLGLSAALAFRGIDVTIITTDSNGDIGQHPLDVPLNQPLQQNGYQIIYFRCYPFRRYKFSLSLLQWLNENAREFDLAHIHALFSPVTTFAATIARYHHLPYIIRPCGMLDPADLQKKKRLKQIYATLLERPNLAGAAAIHFTSKEEAKISERFGLGSTGKMPVPRDLVIPLGVKAGLFPKRLRESQVPIILFMSRIEPKKGLDLLIPALESILGSGIEFHFILAGSNPQDADYETQIKLQIQNSSLAKYTTITGFVSGDLKVELLTKADLFVLPSYYENFGIAVAEAMAAGVPVAISDRIHIAEDIQQAEAGWVGPLEVGAIANSIKSALLNPEERQRRGLNGQEYARKYYNWEAIAQQTIDAYQQILSSLN, from the coding sequence ATGCGGATTCTCCAAATTATACCCTCAATTTCCCTAGTCTACGGCGGGCCAAGTCAAATGGTACTCGGACTTTCTGCGGCCCTCGCTTTCCGAGGTATTGATGTGACAATTATCACCACAGATTCTAACGGAGATATCGGTCAACATCCCTTAGATGTCCCTCTAAATCAACCACTACAACAAAACGGCTATCAAATTATTTATTTCCGCTGTTATCCGTTTCGGAGATATAAGTTTTCACTCTCGTTATTGCAGTGGTTAAATGAAAATGCGCGAGAATTTGACCTGGCTCACATTCACGCTCTTTTTTCGCCAGTAACTACCTTCGCGGCTACAATTGCAAGATATCATCATTTGCCATATATTATCCGTCCCTGCGGTATGCTCGATCCGGCTGATTTGCAGAAAAAAAAGCGCTTGAAACAGATTTATGCCACGCTTTTAGAACGCCCTAATTTAGCAGGGGCAGCCGCAATTCATTTCACAAGTAAAGAAGAGGCTAAAATCTCAGAAAGATTTGGTTTGGGCAGCACAGGCAAGATGCCCGTGCCACGGGATTTGGTGATTCCATTGGGGGTAAAAGCAGGTTTGTTTCCTAAGAGATTGCGAGAATCTCAAGTGCCAATCATCTTATTTATGTCGCGAATTGAACCTAAAAAAGGGCTTGATTTGTTAATTCCAGCATTAGAAAGTATTTTAGGATCGGGGATAGAGTTTCACTTTATTTTAGCTGGTTCAAATCCCCAAGATGCTGATTATGAAACACAAATTAAATTACAAATTCAGAATTCAAGCTTAGCAAAATACACAACAATAACTGGCTTTGTGAGCGGTGATTTAAAAGTTGAACTGTTGACAAAAGCAGACTTATTTGTATTGCCTTCTTATTACGAAAATTTTGGCATTGCTGTAGCAGAGGCAATGGCTGCGGGTGTACCTGTCGCCATTTCCGATCGCATACATATTGCCGAAGACATACAGCAAGCAGAAGCTGGTTGGGTGGGGCCTTTGGAAGTAGGGGCGATCGCCAATTCAATCAAATCAGCACTTCTGAATCCCGAAGAACGCCAACGGCGGGGATTGAACGGCCAAGAGTATGCGAGAAAGTATTATAACTGGGAGGCGATCGCCCAGCAAACCATCGATGCTTACCAGCAGATTTTGTCATCTCTTAACTAA
- a CDS encoding chorismate lyase produces the protein MTATFTPKNSRTWHALNPLWQGAEDAVQKGLPHTKLAPAWQILLLGDGSPTRHLRLLTGEPTEVDVIDMSLVGEDADGAPQQIVAVPGPRLRRQVWLRTASGQRLAYATSWWEASHVDEYLQNKSLPIWASLARLRTELYRDVQGIYLGNSVALESAFEQSGPFWGRHYLFWHHGKPLTLIYEVFSPYLTKYLGPMQLDVD, from the coding sequence TTGACTGCAACATTCACACCCAAAAACAGCCGCACCTGGCACGCTCTCAACCCCCTGTGGCAAGGAGCCGAAGACGCAGTACAGAAGGGTTTGCCCCACACCAAGCTCGCACCGGCGTGGCAAATACTGCTCCTGGGTGACGGTTCCCCCACCCGTCACCTGCGACTGCTGACAGGGGAACCCACAGAAGTAGATGTGATCGATATGTCTTTAGTGGGTGAAGACGCAGACGGCGCACCCCAGCAAATTGTCGCGGTTCCGGGGCCGCGCCTGCGCCGCCAAGTGTGGCTGCGGACTGCTTCGGGACAGCGCCTGGCCTATGCGACTTCTTGGTGGGAAGCGAGCCACGTAGATGAATATTTACAAAATAAATCTTTGCCAATTTGGGCCAGTTTAGCGCGGCTGCGGACGGAATTATATCGGGACGTGCAAGGCATTTATTTGGGTAATTCGGTGGCCTTGGAGTCAGCTTTTGAACAGTCGGGGCCTTTTTGGGGGCGACACTATTTGTTTTGGCATCACGGTAAGCCCTTGACTCTGATTTATGAGGTGTTTTCGCCTTATTTAACTAAGTATTTGGGGCCGATGCAATTGGATGTTGATTGA
- the hpsO gene encoding hormogonium polysaccharide biosynthesis glycosyltransferase HpsO → MRILVASHTYIVDINREKFKILANLEPDIEVTVVVPQRWKPGGVQNKIIETQFYQKGSFKVVPVSNFSQNNQGLLTFGTDLIDVLQKIKPQIIQVEQGSKSIACAQSILLNKLLKLQAKNILFTWWNLPYQLNWPVSVLENYNLQHTDGIIAGNLDGAKILRQRGYHGAVKVMPQLGVDETLFRRTGKDADLSRRFGIEPTDFVVGFVGRFVEEKGLLTLAEALAGLKKNSWKWLLVGQGKLRAHLAEKCREWGISDRIIWVESVSHEEIPPYINLMNCLVLPSQTSYKFKTLTAVGWKEQFGHVLIEAMACHIPVIGSDCGEIPHVIGDAGLLFPEGNAGVLRECLQKLMERRELGADLGDRGYQRAMSNYTNKALAEQLLEFYNELL, encoded by the coding sequence ATGAGAATTCTCGTGGCCAGTCACACCTATATTGTGGACATTAATCGGGAAAAATTTAAAATATTAGCCAACCTAGAACCCGATATTGAAGTAACAGTTGTAGTGCCGCAGCGTTGGAAACCCGGAGGGGTACAAAATAAAATTATAGAAACGCAATTCTATCAAAAAGGCTCATTTAAAGTAGTTCCAGTCTCCAATTTTAGTCAAAACAATCAAGGATTGCTAACATTTGGGACGGATTTAATTGATGTTTTGCAGAAAATTAAACCGCAGATAATTCAAGTCGAACAAGGTTCAAAATCTATAGCTTGCGCTCAGTCAATATTACTAAATAAACTGCTAAAACTGCAAGCAAAAAATATATTATTTACGTGGTGGAATTTGCCTTATCAATTGAATTGGCCGGTTTCTGTCTTAGAAAATTACAATCTTCAGCACACTGACGGAATTATTGCAGGCAACCTAGATGGAGCTAAAATTTTGCGGCAGCGGGGCTATCACGGTGCGGTAAAAGTAATGCCACAACTCGGAGTAGATGAAACTTTGTTTCGCCGCACTGGTAAAGACGCTGATTTATCGCGCAGGTTTGGCATTGAACCGACGGATTTTGTGGTAGGATTTGTAGGGAGATTTGTTGAAGAAAAAGGATTGTTAACTTTAGCTGAAGCCTTGGCAGGGTTGAAAAAGAACTCTTGGAAGTGGCTGTTAGTAGGACAAGGAAAATTGCGGGCGCACCTCGCCGAAAAATGTAGAGAATGGGGAATCAGCGACCGAATAATCTGGGTAGAAAGCGTTTCCCACGAAGAAATTCCCCCCTACATTAACTTAATGAACTGTTTGGTGTTGCCCTCGCAAACCAGCTATAAATTCAAAACTTTGACCGCGGTGGGCTGGAAAGAACAATTCGGTCACGTTTTAATTGAAGCGATGGCCTGTCACATTCCGGTTATTGGTTCCGACTGCGGGGAAATTCCCCACGTCATCGGCGATGCGGGGTTATTATTCCCAGAAGGAAATGCAGGGGTTTTGCGAGAGTGTTTGCAGAAATTGATGGAGCGGCGGGAGTTGGGGGCAGATTTGGGCGATCGGGGTTATCAGAGAGCGATGAGTAATTATACCAATAAAGCTTTAGCTGAGCAGTTGTTGGAATTTTACAACGAATTGTTGTAA
- a CDS encoding XisI protein: MDKVSLYRQYIQELLTERAQRRAPSDPVSSETIFDLVKDRYQLVNVGWKNGSTRIYGCVIHVDIKDGKIWVQHDGTEEAIADQLIARGVPSQEIVLAYHAPHVRQYTEFAVG; the protein is encoded by the coding sequence ATGGATAAAGTAAGTTTGTATCGTCAATATATTCAGGAGTTGCTAACTGAACGAGCCCAGCGACGAGCGCCTAGCGATCCAGTTTCCAGCGAGACGATTTTCGATCTGGTAAAGGATCGCTATCAACTTGTAAATGTGGGTTGGAAAAACGGTAGCACTCGGATTTATGGCTGTGTGATTCATGTAGATATTAAAGATGGGAAAATTTGGGTGCAGCATGACGGGACTGAAGAGGCGATCGCCGATCAATTAATAGCACGAGGTGTTCCATCTCAGGAAATTGTGCTAGCCTATCATGCACCTCATGTCCGACAATACACCGAATTTGCAGTTGGTTGA
- a CDS encoding NAD(P)/FAD-dependent oxidoreductase encodes MLRITEIKLPLDHPQDAIASAILKKLQIPPEELLGYSIFKRSYDARKKAEILLVYIVDVETTQEKQLLQRFKKDPHVMVTPDTSYRYVAQAPSNLTVRPIVIGTGPCGMFAGLMLAQMGFRPILLERGKAVRDRTVDTFGFWKKKAEFNPESNAQFGEGGAGTFSDGKLYSQVKDPQHYGRKVLTELVNAGASPEILYINKPHIGTFKLVGIVQSLRAQIESLGGEIRFQTRVEDIHIENGKVQGLTLASGEYIASNYIVLAVGHSARDTFEMLFARGVYIEAKPFSIGFRVEHPQTIIDRCRFGDRAGHKLLGAADYKLVHHCQNGRSVYSFCMCPGGLVVAAASEPGRLVTNGMSQYSRNERNANSGIVVGITPEDYPGHPLAGIEFQRRLEERAFELGGGTYNAPGQLVGDFLANRPSTALGSVQPSYTPGVVMTDLSESLPDYAIAAIREALPAFDKQIKGFAMDDAVLTGVETRTSSPIRIKRKEDYQSLNTEGLYPAGEGAGYAGGILSAGIDGIKVAEAVALSILRSSNHKI; translated from the coding sequence ATGTTACGAATAACCGAAATAAAACTCCCCCTAGATCATCCTCAAGATGCGATCGCCAGCGCCATTCTCAAAAAGCTGCAAATTCCCCCGGAAGAATTGCTCGGCTATTCCATCTTCAAGCGCAGCTACGATGCTCGTAAAAAAGCAGAAATCCTCCTTGTCTATATTGTGGACGTAGAGACGACACAGGAAAAGCAACTTCTCCAACGCTTCAAAAAAGATCCTCATGTCATGGTGACACCAGACACGAGTTATCGCTATGTAGCGCAAGCCCCCAGCAATTTGACGGTTCGCCCCATTGTGATTGGTACAGGGCCGTGCGGTATGTTTGCGGGTCTGATGCTGGCACAAATGGGGTTTCGCCCCATCCTTTTAGAACGCGGAAAAGCAGTGCGCGATCGCACGGTTGATACCTTTGGATTTTGGAAGAAAAAAGCAGAATTCAACCCAGAATCTAACGCCCAGTTTGGCGAAGGTGGTGCGGGTACTTTTTCCGATGGCAAACTGTACAGCCAAGTTAAAGATCCTCAGCATTATGGGCGGAAGGTGCTGACGGAACTTGTGAATGCGGGAGCTTCCCCGGAAATTCTATATATTAATAAACCGCATATTGGCACGTTCAAACTGGTGGGAATTGTTCAAAGTCTTCGCGCCCAAATAGAATCATTAGGCGGAGAAATTCGGTTTCAAACTCGTGTAGAAGATATCCACATCGAAAATGGAAAAGTGCAGGGACTTACCCTAGCCAGTGGAGAATATATTGCTAGTAATTATATAGTTCTGGCGGTGGGACACAGCGCCCGCGATACTTTTGAAATGTTGTTTGCGCGCGGGGTTTACATCGAAGCAAAACCATTTTCTATTGGTTTTCGGGTCGAACATCCCCAAACTATCATCGATCGCTGTCGTTTTGGCGATCGGGCGGGCCATAAGCTTTTGGGCGCCGCCGATTACAAACTGGTTCACCATTGCCAAAACGGTCGTTCTGTGTACAGTTTCTGTATGTGTCCCGGTGGTTTGGTAGTGGCGGCTGCGTCAGAACCGGGGCGACTTGTCACTAATGGGATGAGTCAATATTCTCGCAATGAACGCAACGCTAACAGCGGGATTGTGGTGGGTATCACGCCGGAGGATTATCCGGGTCATCCCTTAGCGGGAATTGAGTTTCAACGTCGCCTAGAAGAACGGGCATTTGAGTTAGGAGGTGGCACTTACAACGCCCCTGGGCAGCTTGTGGGTGATTTTTTGGCGAATCGCCCTTCCACGGCGCTAGGCAGTGTGCAGCCGTCTTATACGCCGGGAGTTGTGATGACCGATCTGAGCGAAAGTTTGCCAGATTATGCGATCGCAGCTATCCGCGAAGCACTTCCGGCTTTTGACAAACAGATTAAAGGATTTGCGATGGATGATGCGGTTTTGACTGGGGTGGAAACGCGCACTTCTTCACCAATTCGGATTAAACGCAAGGAAGATTATCAGAGTTTGAATACAGAAGGTCTTTATCCTGCTGGGGAAGGTGCGGGATATGCGGGTGGAATCCTGTCGGCGGGTATTGATGGGATTAAGGTGGCGGAGGCGGTTGCTTTGAGTATTTTGCGATCTTCAAACCACAAAATTTGA
- a CDS encoding DUF4359 domain-containing protein yields the protein MNIDNAMNTNKPTSNFFGNVGKVAIAMTLLAAGMAFTNPGRDKYLTYASGVLQTELESTVCKDSRVPKALSGITDTLIGSCKNLLTSQRNTIESLLDNTTQRQNLGVVSIYTTELGKKSYQTVGAFGNFVTLPPSSENAQK from the coding sequence ATGAATATTGATAACGCAATGAATACTAACAAGCCAACTTCTAATTTTTTCGGCAATGTGGGAAAAGTCGCGATCGCGATGACTCTTCTGGCCGCCGGCATGGCATTTACCAATCCTGGGAGAGACAAATACCTAACTTATGCTTCCGGCGTGCTCCAAACCGAGTTGGAAAGCACTGTGTGCAAAGATTCTCGCGTTCCGAAAGCTTTGAGCGGCATTACAGATACTTTGATCGGCAGTTGCAAGAATTTGCTGACTTCGCAGCGGAACACGATCGAAAGCTTGCTCGACAATACAACGCAGCGTCAAAATTTAGGCGTGGTCAGTATTTATACAACTGAACTGGGCAAAAAAAGCTATCAAACGGTTGGAGCTTTTGGTAATTTTGTGACGCTGCCGCCTAGTTCGGAAAATGCTCAAAAGTAG
- a CDS encoding XisH family protein, whose amino-acid sequence MPAKDKFHELVKTALQNQGWIITHDPYHIDLGFVDFYIDLGAEQLLAATKDNEKIAVEIKTFLAPSTISEFHTAVGQFINYRIALEYDDPERTLYLAVPLDIYTRFFTYSFIQMVIERNQIPLLVYDTEKEEISQWIK is encoded by the coding sequence ATGCCAGCTAAAGATAAGTTTCACGAACTCGTCAAAACAGCCCTCCAAAATCAGGGTTGGATAATTACTCACGATCCTTATCATATCGATCTGGGATTTGTGGATTTTTATATCGATCTGGGTGCAGAACAGTTATTAGCAGCGACAAAGGATAATGAAAAAATTGCGGTTGAAATCAAAACGTTTTTGGCACCATCGACGATTTCAGAATTTCATACCGCAGTGGGACAATTTATTAACTATCGGATTGCATTAGAATATGACGATCCAGAGAGAACTCTTTACCTGGCAGTTCCCTTAGATATTTACACGAGATTTTTCACATACTCATTTATTCAAATGGTGATTGAACGCAATCAAATTCCGCTTTTAGTTTATGATACCGAAAAAGAGGAGATTTCTCAATGGATAAAGTAA
- a CDS encoding cytochrome P450 produces MALPPGSFGLPLIGDTLNFLQDSQFAKKRHQQYGPIFKTSIFGKPTVFMCGQEANLFVLSNDNQYFVVTWPPSTRALLGPLSLALQTGANHQNRRKLLYQAFQPRALTGYIGAMEHITQRYLEKWAKMETMTWYPELRNYTFDVAGKLLVGIDNGSETALGHYFETFAEGLFSIPWDLPFTLFGKAKNGRKLLLAELEKIIRDRQQGTPSGNDALSLLIWARDDEGNSLSLEELKDQVLLLLFAGHETLTSAIVSFCLLLAQNPDVMAKVRAEQQQFPATEPLSLEQLKQMTYLEQVLREVLRLIPPVRGIFRTVINPCEFGGYEIPKGWNVASGIDQTHQDSQLYPEPDRFDPDRFSSERSAKPFSYVPFGGGLRECLGKEFARLEMKLFAAKIIREFEWELLPDRDLNLIALPAPHPRDGLRVKFRRKYS; encoded by the coding sequence ATGGCATTACCTCCCGGTAGTTTCGGTTTACCCCTAATTGGCGATACCCTCAACTTTTTGCAAGATTCCCAATTCGCCAAAAAACGCCACCAGCAGTACGGGCCCATTTTCAAAACCAGCATTTTCGGAAAGCCTACCGTGTTTATGTGTGGCCAAGAGGCTAATTTGTTTGTTTTAAGCAATGACAACCAATATTTTGTTGTGACTTGGCCTCCCAGTACGAGAGCGCTTTTAGGGCCGCTTTCGTTGGCGCTGCAAACGGGTGCTAACCACCAAAATCGGCGCAAGTTGCTGTACCAAGCGTTTCAGCCGCGAGCTTTGACCGGCTACATCGGCGCGATGGAACATATCACTCAGCGCTATTTGGAAAAATGGGCAAAAATGGAAACCATGACTTGGTATCCCGAACTGAGAAATTATACTTTTGATGTTGCGGGTAAGTTGTTAGTGGGGATTGATAATGGTTCGGAAACGGCGCTTGGTCATTACTTTGAAACATTTGCAGAGGGTTTATTTTCTATCCCTTGGGATTTGCCTTTTACTCTGTTTGGCAAAGCTAAAAATGGCCGGAAGTTACTGTTGGCAGAACTGGAAAAGATTATTCGCGACCGCCAACAAGGAACCCCTAGTGGCAATGATGCTTTGAGTTTGCTGATTTGGGCTCGCGATGATGAGGGAAATAGTTTGAGTTTGGAGGAGTTGAAAGATCAAGTGCTGTTGCTGCTGTTTGCAGGACACGAAACTTTAACTTCGGCGATCGTCTCTTTTTGTCTTCTCCTAGCTCAAAATCCCGATGTGATGGCAAAAGTGCGGGCAGAACAGCAGCAGTTCCCCGCAACTGAACCGCTAAGCTTGGAACAACTCAAACAAATGACTTATTTAGAACAGGTGCTGCGAGAAGTGCTGCGTTTAATTCCACCGGTGAGAGGTATTTTTCGGACAGTAATTAATCCTTGTGAGTTCGGTGGCTATGAAATTCCTAAAGGTTGGAACGTGGCTTCTGGGATCGATCAAACCCATCAGGACAGTCAACTTTATCCCGAACCCGATCGATTCGATCCCGATCGATTTAGCTCGGAGCGATCGGCTAAACCTTTCAGTTACGTACCCTTTGGCGGGGGTTTGCGAGAATGTTTGGGCAAAGAATTTGCCCGATTAGAAATGAAGTTGTTTGCGGCAAAGATTATTCGGGAGTTTGAATGGGAGCTGTTACCGGATCGAGATTTGAATTTGATCGCACTACCGGCTCCGCATCCCCGCGACGGTTTGCGAGTAAAATTTCGTCGAAAGTATTCTTAA
- a CDS encoding TerD family protein codes for MQLSKGERFNISQEAPGIKKMAIALGWQVTEAGQSYEIDVSAFMLGADGKIPNDQYFIFYNNLQSFDSSVLQTIPEKNNPNQENKTIYGIILQRVNPEIEEITFVVTIHEADKINANFSNIKNAFIKISDLDTKSELVRYELKENFSRETAVEFGRLYRKNGEWRFQAVGAGYQAGLQSFVDKYCS; via the coding sequence ATGCAATTAAGTAAGGGTGAAAGATTTAATATATCTCAAGAAGCGCCTGGTATAAAAAAAATGGCGATCGCCCTCGGTTGGCAGGTGACAGAGGCAGGACAAAGCTACGAGATTGATGTCTCTGCGTTTATGCTAGGTGCTGACGGCAAAATACCTAACGATCAATATTTTATATTTTACAATAATCTGCAATCCTTTGACAGTTCGGTACTGCAAACGATTCCTGAAAAAAACAACCCAAATCAAGAAAATAAGACTATTTACGGCATTATCTTACAAAGAGTTAATCCTGAAATTGAGGAAATAACTTTTGTGGTGACTATTCACGAAGCAGATAAAATTAATGCGAATTTTAGCAATATCAAAAATGCTTTTATCAAAATTAGCGATTTGGATACAAAAAGCGAACTGGTTCGGTATGAATTAAAAGAAAATTTTTCGCGAGAGACTGCTGTAGAGTTTGGTCGTTTGTATAGAAAGAATGGAGAGTGGAGGTTTCAGGCTGTAGGCGCAGGATATCAGGCAGGATTGCAGAGTTTTGTTGACAAGTATTGCAGCTAA
- the hpsN gene encoding hormogonium polysaccharide biosynthesis glycosyltransferase HpsN produces the protein MMISVVIPTYNREQPLRETLADAIRQNYPNFEVLVIDQTRTHESETQVYLEELANAGKIRWFRVDWASLPAARNYAVRRAVGEIILFIDDDVQLPDGFLAAHAGNYLEKPDVGCVAGRIFDRMKLDFSGGDLAIEYLPREAMDAAIAWYFIDLVHTVKPQQVLSARGCNMSFRRQVFAECGLRFDERFAGSAVREESDFCLRLRSTGMKIWYDPNACLVHLGEESGGCHDVSTRSIEYQVTFYHNHFLMGLKNLTAFQCLRFFAKLFDCHVLGNPPCYKSASPIKIITRFAFYILGFLSAINTVIQSLWNDGQSYSHQDKIDAQ, from the coding sequence ATGATGATTTCTGTTGTGATACCCACCTACAACCGCGAGCAACCTCTGCGAGAGACATTGGCTGATGCGATTCGGCAAAATTACCCGAATTTTGAAGTGCTGGTAATCGATCAAACTCGCACCCACGAATCGGAAACTCAAGTTTATTTAGAGGAATTGGCAAATGCTGGCAAAATTCGCTGGTTTAGAGTAGATTGGGCGAGTTTGCCTGCTGCTCGAAATTATGCAGTGCGGCGCGCAGTTGGAGAGATTATTTTATTTATTGATGATGATGTACAATTGCCAGATGGTTTTTTGGCGGCTCACGCGGGCAATTATTTAGAAAAACCAGATGTGGGATGTGTGGCGGGCAGGATTTTTGACAGAATGAAACTGGATTTTTCTGGAGGCGATTTGGCGATCGAATATTTGCCAAGAGAAGCTATGGATGCCGCGATTGCCTGGTATTTTATCGATTTGGTGCATACAGTCAAACCGCAGCAGGTGCTCTCGGCTAGAGGCTGCAATATGTCATTTCGCCGGCAGGTTTTTGCCGAGTGCGGGCTGAGGTTTGACGAGCGGTTTGCAGGGAGTGCGGTGCGGGAGGAGTCGGATTTTTGTTTGAGATTGCGATCGACTGGCATGAAAATTTGGTACGATCCCAATGCGTGTTTAGTTCACTTGGGGGAAGAGAGCGGCGGCTGTCACGATGTCAGCACGCGATCGATCGAATATCAAGTCACCTTTTATCACAACCATTTCCTCATGGGATTGAAAAATTTAACAGCCTTTCAATGCCTGCGATTTTTCGCCAAACTCTTTGACTGCCACGTTTTGGGAAATCCACCTTGTTATAAAAGCGCCTCACCCATTAAAATTATAACTAGATTTGCTTTTTATATCCTGGGTTTTCTCAGTGCTATAAATACAGTAATTCAATCTCTGTGGAATGATGGACAAAGTTACAGCCATCAAGACAAGATCGACGCTCAATAA
- a CDS encoding M48 family metallopeptidase yields the protein MPTYTGISSEAFQHPLDRQAEEALRSVPGFDLIASKFVEFVYERPQFVYLMGNSIQVGPRQYASIYHIFRECLQDLDVFPEPGLFVSQNPSVNSYALGKNQPYVVLNTGLLDLLDEAEIRVVLAHELGHIKCGHPILNQMATWAVSVASTIGEMTFGLGNMVGSGLIYAFYEWRRKAELSADRAALLVTDDLNSVMKTMMKLAGVSSKYADQCSLQEFIRQSDNYQDLDRDNLNQVYKFLLYNGGQGVMLSHPFPVERLRYLRDWASSEEYRQIKLGNYKRAVAEGAVDVKSQTPNSETEALRRQIEELQREIDRQKSKRN from the coding sequence ATGCCTACTTATACTGGAATTTCTAGCGAAGCATTTCAGCATCCCCTCGACCGCCAAGCTGAGGAAGCGCTGCGAAGCGTGCCTGGATTTGACTTAATTGCCAGCAAATTTGTAGAATTTGTCTACGAACGACCCCAATTCGTTTACCTAATGGGAAATAGCATTCAAGTCGGGCCGAGGCAATATGCGAGTATTTATCATATATTTCGGGAGTGCTTGCAGGATTTAGATGTTTTTCCCGAACCGGGTTTGTTTGTTTCTCAAAACCCCTCAGTTAACAGCTATGCCCTGGGTAAAAACCAGCCTTATGTAGTATTAAACACTGGTCTTTTAGACTTGTTGGACGAGGCGGAAATTAGGGTAGTCTTGGCTCACGAGTTGGGACACATTAAATGCGGTCATCCAATTTTAAATCAAATGGCGACGTGGGCAGTGAGCGTTGCCTCGACAATTGGCGAGATGACTTTCGGGCTGGGAAATATGGTCGGCAGCGGTTTAATTTACGCTTTTTACGAGTGGCGGCGCAAGGCTGAATTATCGGCAGACCGGGCGGCTTTGTTGGTGACGGATGACTTGAACAGTGTGATGAAGACGATGATGAAACTTGCGGGAGTTAGCAGTAAATATGCTGACCAATGCAGTTTGCAAGAATTTATCCGCCAGTCTGACAACTATCAAGATCTCGATCGAGACAATCTCAACCAAGTGTATAAGTTTTTACTTTACAACGGCGGCCAGGGCGTGATGCTGAGTCACCCTTTCCCGGTGGAACGCCTGCGGTATTTGCGAGACTGGGCAAGTTCCGAGGAATACCGCCAAATTAAGTTGGGGAACTACAAGCGGGCTGTAGCTGAGGGTGCGGTTGATGTGAAGTCGCAAACGCCTAACAGCGAGACGGAGGCTTTGCGCCGTCAAATTGAAGAGTTGCAGCGGGAGATCGATCGGCAAAAATCAAAGCGAAACTAA